GGTTGTATTACTGTTTAAGTTTTGGGAAAGCAACAAAGCTAGGTTGTTGAGTGCTTTTTTTCTATCGAAATTGATCTGCGAAATCTGCTGCTCCAACTTTAGCTGCTCTGCTTTCAACACTTGTTCGGAAGCGGGGAGAACGGCGCCGTATTTCACACCCGTATTCACTTCCTTTAGGCGCGAATCGAGCTCTTCCAATTTTGAAAGAAGCAATTTTTCCCGTTCTTGAAAAAGCAACACATTAAAATAATTTTGATTTACTCGCGATTTTAAAGTGTACAGATTTACGGCAACTTGCTGTTGCTGGGTTGCTAATTGGGCAGTTTTTAATCTTGTGTTTGCCGCGATGTTTCCGCCGTTATAAATTAATTGGTTTGCATCTAACGTGGCGCGGTATTGGTCTTTGTTTGGCGGTATTACGGTTGAATTTGGTATTTGCAAAGGAAATTCAATCACGTCAGATTGATAGGTTGCTTGTGCGTTTAAATCTAGTTTTGGCAGTTTTTCCTTTTCCAAAACCTTAATTTCAGAGTTTGTTTTTTCTTCCAATAAAGCCATCTGTTTAGCCAACGGATAATTTTTTTCCGCTAAAACATAGCACTCTTCCAAGGTGAGCTTTTGTTGGGCAAATGCCAAAATGGGAGCGATTGCAAAAAGTATAAATAGAAACTTTTTCATTTTTTAATTGAATTGATAATAAACTCCGCTACTTCGGTTTTACGCCGTTCCATCAATTGTTTAAACGCTTTATCGTCAATTTTTAAAAATCCTTTTAACAATGGCGTTGCGACGAATGGGAAAATATTCAGCGAAATAATATTGATAAAAAGCTGCTCCCCGTCTATGGGTTTTAGCATGCCTTCTTCAACTTCTGCCGCAACCTGACTTTTAAATTTTTCCAATGTTGGAAACGCGGCATTTTGTTGAATTTTTTCAAAAAACTTTGGGTTTCGGTTTAATTCTTGAATTATGAAATTTGGCAAATAGGGATATTTCGATATAAAGGAAATATAGTTACTCGTGAAGTTTTTCACCTTGTCTTCAATTGAAGAATCGTCGTTTAAAATCTTGTTGAGTTGGGGTGCCAAAAGTGAAAATGCGTTGCTGAAAACAGCTTCAAAAAGCAATTGTTTGCTGCGGTAATAATAGTGGAGCATGGCTTTATTAATGCCGGCTTCATCTGCAATTTCCTGCATTCGGGCGCCGTCCATTCCCTTTTTCTGAAAAACGTTTTTTGCGGCATTTAAAATTTGCCCTTCGGTATCTTGATTTTTATTTGTCTTTGCCATTATTCAACTTTATGGTTTAACCATTTGGTTAACAAAGATAGATAATTTATCTTTACGGTGGGATATTTTGGAGATTTTTTGGAAAACGATGTATGGGTGGCACTATTATAAACAAATATAGAAGTGGTTATAAGCTAGTTTCAAGCTTCGGAAATGCAGGATTTTGCTTAGAAGAAACGTATCTTTACCTAAGGTTACTAGTTACTAGGTCTAATTAATTTACTACTATGGAAAAACTTTTTGTTTTGATTGCTTCCTTGTTTTTGCTTTATGGGTGTTCCAGCAGCCGTTTGGTAGATGAATACATAAATTCAGAAAGTCCAAATTTTCGGGCCAATAAGGTTTTGGTTGTGGGTTTAACGCCGGATGAGGGTTTGCAACGGCAGTTTGAATACAGTTTGGTAAATGCGTTGGGCAACGAAAATGTGATTGCCGTAAAGAGTGCGGAGTATTTTAAATTACCGGCGCTGGCAATTAATCAATCTGAAGAAAATCTTGCCAATCTTGAAAAGCAACTTTTGGAGGCAGGTTTTGATGCGGTACTTCTCTCTAAAATTACAGGGCAGGAGAGTAAGGTAACCATTGGGCAATCGTACCGAAATCTTACAAAATCCTTTGAATCGTTCAGCGATTATTACAGCGAAAATATACCGGTTTACCAGCCCGAGCCAATGGAAGCTTATCCAGTTTACAATACTGAAACTTCGTTGTATTGCCTT
This region of Aequorivita marisscotiae genomic DNA includes:
- a CDS encoding TolC family protein, whose amino-acid sequence is MKKFLFILFAIAPILAFAQQKLTLEECYVLAEKNYPLAKQMALLEEKTNSEIKVLEKEKLPKLDLNAQATYQSDVIEFPLQIPNSTVIPPNKDQYRATLDANQLIYNGGNIAANTRLKTAQLATQQQQVAVNLYTLKSRVNQNYFNVLLFQEREKLLLSKLEELDSRLKEVNTGVKYGAVLPASEQVLKAEQLKLEQQISQINFDRKKALNNLALLLSQNLNSNTTLANPDILVAQEIETQRPELELFDLQETQLETSKEVISKSNFPKLLGFAQAGYGNPGLNMLDNSFQDFYMVGLKLHWNIFDWGKTKEQKQTLDISKEIVSTEKETFLLNNQMRQKEAENDIEKYDKMLLKDTQIIALREKVLEATTSQLQNGTITSSEYITELNNLYEAKIDEQLHKIQLSLAKANYKVIKGGFN
- a CDS encoding TetR/AcrR family transcriptional regulator, producing the protein MAKTNKNQDTEGQILNAAKNVFQKKGMDGARMQEIADEAGINKAMLHYYYRSKQLLFEAVFSNAFSLLAPQLNKILNDDSSIEDKVKNFTSNYISFISKYPYLPNFIIQELNRNPKFFEKIQQNAAFPTLEKFKSQVAAEVEEGMLKPIDGEQLFINIISLNIFPFVATPLLKGFLKIDDKAFKQLMERRKTEVAEFIINSIKK